In Colwellia sp. PAMC 20917, a single genomic region encodes these proteins:
- a CDS encoding GspH/FimT family pseudopilin, with protein sequence MKYDYLQSNNKREGFTLVELMITIAIGATLMAIALPNFNSFLVETRVDNEISHLQRLLLTARNTAINAEQSVTLCPLNASNRCDTNWQNEVSVFIDIDGDKTYEPATDERIVAVKAKIKTNDKLQYGQDSIIYRPTGNITGGVSASPFKYCPKDYPAKSRGITVTTSGRSYVTSDTDSDGIDEDRSGNEITCS encoded by the coding sequence ATGAAGTATGATTATTTGCAATCAAACAACAAGCGAGAGGGTTTTACACTCGTTGAATTGATGATAACTATCGCTATTGGAGCAACTTTAATGGCGATAGCGCTGCCAAATTTCAATAGTTTTTTAGTTGAAACACGCGTCGACAATGAAATTTCTCATTTACAAAGACTACTATTAACAGCAAGAAATACCGCCATAAACGCAGAACAATCGGTTACCTTGTGCCCACTTAATGCAAGTAATCGTTGTGATACTAATTGGCAAAACGAAGTCAGTGTTTTTATTGATATAGATGGCGATAAAACTTATGAGCCCGCCACTGACGAAAGAATCGTTGCAGTAAAGGCTAAGATAAAAACTAATGACAAACTTCAGTACGGCCAAGATAGCATTATATACCGACCTACAGGCAACATCACGGGTGGCGTTAGTGCTAGCCCATTTAAATATTGTCCAAAAGACTACCCGGCCAAGTCAAGAGGTATTACAGTAACTACCTCTGGACGTTCATACGTTACCTCTGACACAGATAGCGATGGCATTGATGAAGACCGCTCAGGCAATGAAATTACTTGCAGCTAA
- a CDS encoding pilus assembly protein: MNTSFTAPSVASNNFDRTETLDSVYYAMFVPDHGARWQGNLKKLKVTDGQQVDRTGAGAIDDNGNISKNAKTFWSTDTNPDGNDVKKGGVAEMLRTKSTRVIVSDIGVDGALMPLTRTNAATSYGDEATLASELVTEIDEIDNMINWAKGIDVDDEDNDSSTTDIRSDVFGDPLHSKPLVINYGGASNDQDIRIIVGTNAGVLHMFDDNGATVDENWAFMPKEFFSKIKTLRENFTSSGKSYGIDSPAVSYLLDVNGDGSIDSASGDKAWIFFGLRRGGSSYYAMDVSDPDTPKLLWHLDASSPGFSHLGQSWSQPKIGFSALNIVNGTPKPVLFFAGGYDTTKDNLTVGADDTLGRAVYMVDAETGVLKWSLSPDATSATNTQFTEITDSVPSSLAILDSDSDGLTDRLYFGDTGGNFWRVDMPGNAPFSGTSPWTAFKLAELGGTTHATDRRFFSEPSIARTYISDTIETTLVDANGISSTVVTKQERPYEAILIGSGDRSTPAANDTDDKFFMIKDANIVTTSFVASPTHPQLAIPVAILATDLYDYTNNPFGQALTAENLQTLEINVGNKKGWFMDFVGDGEKNTASAIVINGVAYFTSFTPAAVSADPDSCELSDGSGILYAVDLALGTTVYDWRTWEIAAGIPDTPSIIITKDPKAPQEPCEGDCPPVEEEAEVIATIKLLAGKIIPLGVSLETSRIYLYVTESN, translated from the coding sequence GTGAATACTAGCTTTACAGCTCCTTCGGTTGCCTCAAATAATTTTGATAGAACTGAAACGTTAGATTCAGTTTATTATGCGATGTTCGTTCCTGATCATGGTGCAAGGTGGCAAGGAAATTTAAAAAAACTTAAAGTGACCGATGGCCAGCAAGTCGATAGAACGGGTGCTGGTGCTATTGATGATAATGGCAATATTTCAAAAAATGCCAAAACCTTTTGGAGCACAGATACCAATCCAGATGGTAACGATGTTAAAAAAGGTGGCGTAGCTGAAATGTTACGTACTAAATCTACGCGCGTTATTGTCAGTGATATTGGGGTTGATGGTGCCTTAATGCCACTAACACGAACGAATGCCGCAACATCCTACGGTGACGAAGCGACGCTAGCAAGTGAATTGGTTACAGAAATTGATGAAATTGATAACATGATCAATTGGGCCAAGGGAATTGACGTTGATGATGAAGACAACGATAGTTCAACCACAGATATTCGTAGTGATGTTTTTGGTGACCCACTGCACTCTAAACCATTAGTTATTAATTATGGTGGTGCAAGTAATGATCAAGATATTCGCATAATCGTTGGCACCAATGCCGGCGTTTTACATATGTTTGACGATAATGGAGCAACAGTTGATGAAAATTGGGCTTTTATGCCTAAAGAATTTTTTTCAAAAATAAAAACTTTACGTGAAAACTTTACGTCATCAGGTAAATCATACGGCATAGACAGCCCAGCCGTTTCATACTTACTGGACGTCAATGGTGATGGATCTATTGATAGCGCAAGTGGAGATAAAGCGTGGATATTTTTTGGTTTACGTCGTGGTGGCTCTTCATATTATGCTATGGATGTTAGTGACCCAGATACTCCTAAGTTATTGTGGCATCTAGATGCAAGCTCACCAGGATTTAGCCATTTAGGACAATCATGGTCGCAACCTAAAATAGGGTTTTCAGCGCTTAATATAGTAAATGGTACACCAAAACCTGTACTTTTTTTTGCTGGCGGGTATGACACAACTAAAGATAACTTAACCGTTGGTGCAGATGATACCTTAGGCCGAGCTGTATATATGGTCGACGCAGAAACAGGTGTACTAAAATGGAGTTTAAGCCCTGATGCAACGAGTGCGACTAATACTCAATTTACTGAGATAACTGATAGCGTGCCTTCTAGCCTCGCTATCTTAGACAGCGATTCTGATGGCTTAACCGATCGTCTTTATTTTGGCGATACAGGTGGAAATTTTTGGCGTGTTGATATGCCAGGCAATGCTCCCTTTAGTGGAACATCGCCGTGGACTGCTTTTAAATTAGCTGAGTTGGGTGGAACAACTCATGCGACAGATCGCCGTTTTTTTAGCGAACCTTCAATTGCTAGAACGTATATTTCAGACACGATAGAAACTACATTAGTTGATGCTAATGGTATTAGTTCAACCGTGGTAACAAAACAGGAAAGACCCTACGAAGCGATACTTATTGGTAGTGGCGACCGTTCAACACCTGCGGCCAATGATACTGACGATAAATTTTTCATGATTAAAGATGCCAATATTGTAACCACATCATTTGTTGCTTCACCTACGCACCCACAATTGGCAATACCCGTTGCTATTTTAGCGACAGATCTTTATGACTACACTAACAACCCGTTTGGCCAGGCATTGACTGCCGAAAATCTGCAGACACTCGAAATAAACGTTGGTAATAAAAAAGGTTGGTTTATGGATTTCGTTGGTGATGGTGAGAAAAATACGGCCTCAGCCATTGTTATTAATGGCGTTGCTTACTTCACTTCATTTACGCCTGCCGCGGTCTCTGCAGATCCTGACAGTTGTGAATTAAGTGATGGTTCTGGTATTTTATATGCGGTGGACTTAGCGCTTGGCACGACTGTCTATGACTGGAGAACATGGGAAATAGCGGCGGGCATTCCTGATACTCCTTCAATTATTATTACTAAAGACCCAAAAGCGCCTCAAGAACCTTGCGAAGGCGATTGTCCGCCTGTTGAAGAGGAAGCAGAAGTGATTGCCACGATAAAACTATTAGCTGGGAAAATTATTCCGTTAGGCGTTAGCCTAGAAACGTCAAGAATATACCTTTATGTAACGGAGTCAAATTAA
- a CDS encoding TapY2 family type IVa secretion system protein, translated as MMKFLFKHCLALNLLFVSLLFVSLLFISIDSVAKTTDKSTKIKIKCHVELMGGNDIIHFGIIGSNKLAKYPDWLVGKKIATGFSKQKQQVHRVKECVKSNDDFSNALSKKLDENTAR; from the coding sequence ATGATGAAATTTTTATTTAAGCATTGCTTAGCGCTCAACTTACTTTTTGTAAGTCTACTTTTTGTAAGTCTACTTTTTATAAGTATTGATAGCGTGGCAAAGACGACAGACAAATCGACAAAAATTAAGATTAAATGTCATGTTGAACTAATGGGCGGTAACGACATTATTCATTTTGGCATTATTGGGTCCAATAAACTGGCAAAATATCCTGATTGGTTAGTCGGCAAAAAAATAGCGACTGGCTTTTCAAAGCAAAAGCAGCAAGTTCATCGAGTAAAAGAATGTGTTAAATCAAATGATGATTTTTCCAATGCTCTTTCAAAAAAATTAGATGAAAACACTGCTCGTTAA
- a CDS encoding pilus assembly PilX family protein yields MAIKVIRNRCLIYSGNLKLGHKQSGVVLIVSLVFLIALTAVAAALMQNTTIDMKMSGASEEKVVATQEAVSTIDEVIYKEVTQISGTNAFASEIAKFPLSPVVSSASNTSAEITLANPYKIAADCPHSRAASSVQVFKCNVLKVQVTRLYGRTNKSTIEVNSGVSQQLLNVGN; encoded by the coding sequence ATGGCCATAAAAGTTATAAGAAACCGTTGTTTAATTTATTCTGGTAATTTAAAACTAGGTCACAAACAAAGCGGTGTTGTGCTAATCGTTTCACTAGTTTTTTTGATTGCTTTAACCGCTGTTGCTGCCGCTTTAATGCAAAATACCACTATTGATATGAAAATGTCAGGAGCAAGTGAAGAAAAGGTGGTTGCTACCCAAGAAGCGGTTAGTACTATTGATGAAGTTATTTATAAAGAAGTCACGCAAATAAGTGGAACCAATGCTTTTGCTTCTGAAATCGCCAAATTTCCACTCTCACCCGTAGTGAGTAGTGCAAGTAATACCAGTGCAGAAATTACACTGGCTAATCCGTATAAGATTGCAGCCGATTGCCCCCACTCTCGAGCAGCTTCTTCCGTACAGGTATTTAAGTGTAATGTACTTAAAGTGCAGGTCACTCGACTGTATGGTCGCACCAACAAAAGCACCATAGAAGTTAATTCTGGTGTATCGCAACAACTACTTAATGTGGGGAATTGA
- a CDS encoding type IV pilin protein → MIVSENKGRVKGFTLLELMISVAVVGILASIAYPSYIDNISRANRSEGQRELLRLASLQEQYFIDHRAYTTDMKKLGTLADPYITDSGFYSIDASVVGGTYTLTASARGTQATNDSSCLTLSITDTGKKAATSTNCWE, encoded by the coding sequence ATGATAGTGAGTGAAAATAAAGGGCGAGTTAAAGGTTTTACTTTGCTTGAGCTAATGATATCGGTTGCTGTAGTGGGTATTCTAGCTTCGATTGCTTATCCGTCATATATTGATAATATTTCAAGGGCAAATCGTAGCGAGGGTCAACGTGAATTATTGCGCTTAGCAAGTTTGCAAGAACAGTATTTTATTGATCATCGAGCATATACCACAGATATGAAAAAATTAGGTACGCTTGCAGATCCTTACATAACGGATTCTGGGTTTTATAGCATAGATGCTTCCGTTGTAGGGGGAACTTACACATTGACCGCATCGGCTAGAGGAACGCAAGCGACAAATGACTCGTCTTGTTTAACGTTATCTATCACTGATACGGGTAAGAAAGCTGCAACATCAACCAATTGCTGGGAGTAA